The genomic segment CCCGGACGCATTTTTTCCCTGCTTGGCCCCAATCGGTTTTCTGACCGGCTCGACCGGCCTTTATGAACGGCTGACGCCGACGGAAATGATCGACTACTACGGCCGCTTGCACGGCATGGAACCGGCGTCGCTCGCCAAGCGTAAAGGAGAACTTTTCCGTTTGCTGGGTATCGAGGAGTTCGCCGGCCGCCGCATCGGCAAGCTCTCATCGGGCATGAAGCAGAAGGTCTCGATCGCCCGTACCATGATCCACGATCCGCAGGTGCTGGTGTTCGATGAGCCGACGGTCGGATTGGACGTGATCACCGCCAAGAGTATCCTGCAATTGATCCGCCAGTGCCGCACGGACGGAAAGACCGTTATCTTTTCTACCCATATCATGGGCGAGGTGAGCCTGCTCAGCGACGATCTGGCCATCATCCACCGCGGGCGCCTGCTCTACAACGACACGTACGACGCCTACACGCGGGCGATGAAGGCGAAATCGCTCGAGGACGAATTCATCCGCCGCGTCGAGGAGGCGTAACATGAAGCTTTTAGCGATCATATTCAAAAAAGAGCTCCGTGATATGCTGCGCGACCGGCGTACGATTTTTTTCATGATCGTCATGCCTTTTCTGGTGATCTTCCTGATCTTCAATCTGTCGATGCGCCTGGGCATGGACA from the Candidatus Aminicenantes bacterium genome contains:
- a CDS encoding ATP-binding cassette domain-containing protein, whose protein sequence is MAPIGFLTGSTGLYERLTPTEMIDYYGRLHGMEPASLAKRKGELFRLLGIEEFAGRRIGKLSSGMKQKVSIARTMIHDPQVLVFDEPTVGLDVITAKSILQLIRQCRTDGKTVIFSTHIMGEVSLLSDDLAIIHRGRLLYNDTYDAYTRAMKAKSLEDEFIRRVEEA